DNA from Campylobacter sp. RM5004:
ATTTGATTTGCTACTTTGTTGTTTGATATTAGTTCAATTTTTATTCTTTAAGAAAAGCACTTGTTTTTTATCTACAATAATGATTATTTGTTTGATTTATGTTAGTTATTTTCAAGCAGATTCTTTATTACTGCATAGCAATAAGCTTTTTACTATTGATATATATAAAAATTCAAATATTATTTTATATCCTATAAATTTAGCGGTTTTGCTTGTATTTTTAATAGTTTATGGGGTTTTAGTAACTGTTATTCCTAGCAAAAGAATTAATGATTTAACAAAAATTGTTTATAAAGACTTTTTAACAGGTCTTAATAATAGAAAATATATTGAAGATGTAGTATTGTCTAAATATAATCAAGAAAATATTTTAGTAGCAATTGCAGATATTGATAATTTTAAGCATATTAACGACACTTACGGACATCAAACCGGTGATATTGTTTTAAAAATGTTAGCGATTGTATTAATTAATAAAAATAAAAAATATGCTAAATATAATGTTGATATTTGCAGATGGGGTGGGGAAGAATTTTTAATTATTGCTGATATTAACGATACTGATATTGCTAATATGTTTTTAAATGAAATAAGAGAAGATATTTTTAGATTAAAAATAAGTGATTTACATGAAACAATAAGCGTTACGATAGGAGCTAGCATATCTAGTTTTAATCCAAAAGAATATAAGCAAATGTTTGAAATAGCTGATAAAAACTTATATGTAGGTAAAAATACAGGTAAAAATAAATGCGTGATTACAAAAGCTTAAACTAAATTCTTAGCTTTTGCTAATCTTAAAGCTTTTGTAAATTCATGTAATTCATTAATATTACCTATGCTAATTCTATTTAATAATGGGAAATTATCTATATTTCTTCCTACTATTATTCCTTGCTCTTTCATATAATTTGCATAATTAATATCTTTGATTTTATGTAATATAAAATTAGCTTGTGATTTATAATAAAATATATCAAGCTCTTTAAAAACTTCTTCTAAATATTTTTTATTTTCATTAATTATATTTCTAGTAGTATTTGCAAAATCTTTTTGTTTTAGTGCATAAATAGCACAATTTAGAGCAATAGAATTAATCGCATCTATACTAAAATAAGGCTTAATAATATTTATAAAATCACTATGCGATATTCCATATCCTATTCTAATTCCTGCTAAAGAATACATTTTAGAAAAAGTTCTAATATGTAAAATATTTGGATTTTTAGCTAATTCTAAACCTTCATAATCATTAGCAAACTCAAAATAAGCTTCATCAAACAACATATAAGTATTATCTTTGCAAATTGAGTTGAAGTATTCTAATTTTTCTTTATTTAAGGTTAAACCTGTTGGATTATTAGGATTTGCAATATATATAACATTAGTTTTATTTGAATCCAAATTTATTTTGCTAATTCCTATTTCAAATTCTTCATAAAATGTATCAATGCTATAACCTATATTTCTTGCATATTCTATTGTAAGCTCAAAAGTTGGAAGTGGAGCTATTAGTTTAATATTTGCATTAGCTTTTTTATAAAGAGCTAAAAGGCTCATATAAATAACATTACTAGAGCCATTACCTAAAACAAAATTATTATTATTTAAATAATAAAAACTTGCTAATTCATCAAGTAATTTATAATTTTTATCAAACGAATACCTATTAAAATCAATTTTACTAATTATGTCTTTTACATCTAAGATATTGCAAGTATTTTCGTTTTTGCTTAAATCAATCATATATTTTTAAATAGATTTTCAAGATTTGCTTTAGCTTCAACTGAGCTTATATGATTTTCTGCTTCAGTGCCAACTTCAATTAATTCAATACTAAGACCTGTTAGCATATTACAAAGTCTAATATTTATACCTTGTTTTCCTATTGCTTTGCTTTTTTGATCGTGATTAATTACAACTTTTGCTACATCATTATCAATTGTAACTGAGTTTATAATAGCAGGAGCTAAAGCACGAGAAACCACAATAGCTTGTTCGTTAGAATATTCTATACAATCTATATTTTCTCCATTTAATTCTTTGCTAATTGCATTAATTCTAACGCCTTTTGTTCCAACACTTGCACCTACTGCATCTATATTTATAGAATTTGCTCTTAATAAAACCTTTGCTCTTTCACCTGGAATTCTAGCGCTATTTATAATTTCAATAGCTCCATCTTTAATCTCAGGCACTTCAAGGGTTAAAAGTGCATTTAAAAATTTTGGAGATGTTCTTGAAATTTCTACTTTAAGACCTAATTTTTTATCAACGCTAACTTTTTTAATAACAGCTTTTAAAACATCGCCTACTTTAAATTTTTCACCTTTTATACGATTTTTTCTAGGTAAAACTGCTCTAATTTCATCAAATTCTATGAAAGTATTTTCTTCATGATCAATAAATACAACCGTTCCAAAGATTAGTTTATCAATCATACTTTGATATTTTTCAAATAATTTTTCTTCAACAAGTCTTTGAACATTATATTCAAGCTCTTTATAAAGCCAATTGATTGCAGTTCTATCAAGGTTAGCAAAAGATATTTCATATTTTAGAGTATCTCCGATTTCTACTTCGCTTGATTCTAGTTTTGCTTTGCTTAAACTTATATATTTACTATCATCATTTGCTAATTCATCTTTATCAGCAACTACTAAAAGATTTTGATAAACACAAAGTGTTTTTTTAACATCTACGCTAAATTCTTTATCATCACCAAAAATTCTTTTTGCAGTGTTAGTTATAGCCTTTACAACTTTGTCGCTAACTTCTTCTATTGGCAATGATTTTTCATTCGCTATTGATTCTATTATATCTACTATTCTTTCCAAGATTTTACCTTTAATTGAAGTTTGAAGATTATTATAATACAAAAAATAACTTTTAATAAGTTTAATGAAAGAACTTTTTGTTATGATTTATTTTTTTAATTTAAAAAAGGATATGAAATGAAATTTAAATTAGCAAAACAAACTTTAAATTCAAAACCAAAAGAAATTAGTGTTGAAGAAGTTATTAAAACACTTGAAGAAAAAAAGGTAATATTTTTAGATCATTCAAATTCAAGCGAAGATATTACTAAATTAGTAGAAAAATTAAATAATTATAAAGTTTATGTAAATACTGTTAAATATGGTCTTGTAGAAGATGAATTTATTTACGAGGTACATATACTTTGAGTAAAAAATTATATATAGAAACTCTTGGCTGTGCAATGAACGTTCGTGATAGCGAGCGTATGATTGCAGAGCTTACTACTAAAGAAGGTTATGAAGTTACTACGAATAAAGCTGAAGCTGATTTAATTTTAATAAACACTTGCAGTGTTCGTGAAAAGCCGGTTCATAAATTATTTAGCGAAGTAGGGGGCTTTTTAAAAGAGAAAAAAGAAGGTGCAAAAATAGGCGTTTGTGGTTGCACGGCTTCGCATTTAGGTAGCGAAATATTTAAGCGTGCTCCACAAGTTGATTTTGTATTAGGTGCAAGAAATATTAGTCGTATAACAGAAGCTATTAAAACTCCTAAATTTATAAGTAATGATATAAATTATGATGAGAGCGATTATGCTTTTGCTGATTTTAGAAATAGTATTTATAAAAGCTATGTAAATATTATGATAGGTTGTGATAAGCATTGTGCTTATTGTATAGTTCCACATACTAGAGGAGATGAGCTTAGTATTCCTAAAAATATTATTTTAAATGAAGTAAAAAAAGCAGTAGATAATGGTGCTAAAGAAGTATTTTTGCTAGGTCAAAATGTAAATAATTATGGTAAAAGATTTTCAAGCAATCATTCTAAAATGGATTTTTCAGACCTTTTAAATGAGATTAGCGAAGTTAGTGGTTTAGAAAGAATTAGATTTACTAGCCCACATCCATTGCATATGGATGATAAATTTTTAGATACTTTTGCAAATAATCCTAAAGTGTGTAAAAGTATGCATATGCCGCTTCAAAGTGGAAGCACAACAATACTTAAAGCAATGAAGCGTGGATATACTAGAGAATGGTTTTTAAATAGAGCATTAAGATTAAGAGAATTAGTTCCAAATGCTAGTATTTCAACAGATATTATCGTAGCATTTCCAGGTGAGAGTGATGAAGATTTTGAACTTACACTTGATATGATGAGACAGGTTAGGTTTGAGCAAATATTTTCTTTTAAATATTCAAAAAGACCATTAACACCAGCTGCAACTATGCCAAATCAAGTGCCAGTTGATATTGCAAGTGCAAGGCTTACTAGATTACAAAGTTTATATAATGAAATTTTAGATGAGATTAGTGCTGCTCAACTTAATAAAACTTATAAAGTTTATTTTGAAGAATTAAGAGAAAATCAAACAATAGC
Protein-coding regions in this window:
- the miaB gene encoding tRNA (N6-isopentenyl adenosine(37)-C2)-methylthiotransferase MiaB, coding for MSKKLYIETLGCAMNVRDSERMIAELTTKEGYEVTTNKAEADLILINTCSVREKPVHKLFSEVGGFLKEKKEGAKIGVCGCTASHLGSEIFKRAPQVDFVLGARNISRITEAIKTPKFISNDINYDESDYAFADFRNSIYKSYVNIMIGCDKHCAYCIVPHTRGDELSIPKNIILNEVKKAVDNGAKEVFLLGQNVNNYGKRFSSNHSKMDFSDLLNEISEVSGLERIRFTSPHPLHMDDKFLDTFANNPKVCKSMHMPLQSGSTTILKAMKRGYTREWFLNRALRLRELVPNASISTDIIVAFPGESDEDFELTLDMMRQVRFEQIFSFKYSKRPLTPAATMPNQVPVDIASARLTRLQSLYNEILDEISAAQLNKTYKVYFEELRENQTIAGRSDNNFLVVVNGSEELLGKMVDVKITKTSRTTLYGEI
- a CDS encoding HP0268 family nuclease; the encoded protein is MKFKLAKQTLNSKPKEISVEEVIKTLEEKKVIFLDHSNSSEDITKLVEKLNNYKVYVNTVKYGLVEDEFIYEVHIL
- a CDS encoding histidinol-phosphate transaminase yields the protein MIDLSKNENTCNILDVKDIISKIDFNRYSFDKNYKLLDELASFYYLNNNNFVLGNGSSNVIYMSLLALYKKANANIKLIAPLPTFELTIEYARNIGYSIDTFYEEFEIGISKINLDSNKTNVIYIANPNNPTGLTLNKEKLEYFNSICKDNTYMLFDEAYFEFANDYEGLELAKNPNILHIRTFSKMYSLAGIRIGYGISHSDFINIIKPYFSIDAINSIALNCAIYALKQKDFANTTRNIINENKKYLEEVFKELDIFYYKSQANFILHKIKDINYANYMKEQGIIVGRNIDNFPLLNRISIGNINELHEFTKALRLAKAKNLV
- the nusA gene encoding transcription termination factor NusA — protein: MERIVDIIESIANEKSLPIEEVSDKVVKAITNTAKRIFGDDKEFSVDVKKTLCVYQNLLVVADKDELANDDSKYISLSKAKLESSEVEIGDTLKYEISFANLDRTAINWLYKELEYNVQRLVEEKLFEKYQSMIDKLIFGTVVFIDHEENTFIEFDEIRAVLPRKNRIKGEKFKVGDVLKAVIKKVSVDKKLGLKVEISRTSPKFLNALLTLEVPEIKDGAIEIINSARIPGERAKVLLRANSINIDAVGASVGTKGVRINAISKELNGENIDCIEYSNEQAIVVSRALAPAIINSVTIDNDVAKVVINHDQKSKAIGKQGINIRLCNMLTGLSIELIEVGTEAENHISSVEAKANLENLFKNI
- a CDS encoding GGDEF domain-containing protein, whose protein sequence is MKIHLQKLVNKVINLEDYVYLIILLAAFLHISFLILFYFMNINELFYLNIVSVLIYITITINFKTKYARTYYMIVYFEVLIHQLIAIYYTGSASGFDLLLCCLILVQFLFFKKSTCFLSTIMIICLIYVSYFQADSLLLHSNKLFTIDIYKNSNIILYPINLAVLLVFLIVYGVLVTVIPSKRINDLTKIVYKDFLTGLNNRKYIEDVVLSKYNQENILVAIADIDNFKHINDTYGHQTGDIVLKMLAIVLINKNKKYAKYNVDICRWGGEEFLIIADINDTDIANMFLNEIREDIFRLKISDLHETISVTIGASISSFNPKEYKQMFEIADKNLYVGKNTGKNKCVITKA